A window of Dethiosulfovibrio peptidovorans genomic DNA:
TGACATCCGTATATCTTTATAGCAAAACTCCCCACCGATTCCCCTCCAGTTCGTATGGACAGCCCCTCGTCCATGGACCATCACAACTCAAGGTATCTTACCGTAAAAATCACGGTAAAAAAAGGAGACCATAGCCCCCGACCGCTAAAAAAGGAGGAGCTACCCTGGGGATCGAGGCAGCTCCTCACGTCGTCGCGCTGTCAACTGTCACTTGTCCTCTGTCAGCTATTCATTCTCCATTGTCCATCATCACGCTCCGGCTTCGTACATCGCCTTTAGGGAGAAAGCTCAAAAGGCGGGGACAACCCCTCCGCCGTAGCTCTCAAGAATGAAGCGTCGCACCTTGTCGCTCTGAAGGATCGCGACCAGGGCTTTGACAGCCTGACCGTTCTGCTCCCCTGACCGGACGGCCACGATGTTGGCGTAGGGGGATTCCTCCCCCTCCAGGACGAGGGCGTCCTCGGTCGGTTTGAGCCCCGCCTCAATGGCGTAGTTGCCGTTGATGACCGCTCCGTCCACGTCCTGAAGCACCCGCGGCAACTGGGCCGCCTCGATGGATTTGAAGCGGATCTTTTTAGGGTTTTCCACCACGTCCAGCTCGGTGGCCTCCAGTCCCGCCGAGTCTGAGAGCCTGATGAGCCCCCGGGCCTGAAGGAGCAAAAGGGCACGCCCTCCGTTCACGCTGTCGCTCGGGATGGCGATGGTCGCCTCCTGAGGGATGTCCTCGAGGCGGGCGTGTCGTTTGGAGTAGAGCCCCAGGGGCTCCACATGGATAGCCCCGGCCGAGACCAGATCCAGCTTGTGGTCCCTGACAAAGCTCTTCAGATAGGGCAGATGCTGAAAGAAATTTGCGTCCAGCTCGCCTTCCTGAAGGGCCAGGTTTGGTTTCACGTAGTCGGTGAACTCCACGATCCTGAGCTCGATTCCCTGATCGTGCAGATCGTCCCTGACCAGATCGAGGAGCTGGGCGTGAGGCACAGGGCTGGCCCCCACGACCAGAGCCTGGGACGCCCAGGCTCCACTCACCGTCAACAGAACGAGGACAGCTCCCAGGATCGTTCTTCCGTATGCCAGTGTCTTCTTCATCTTCTCATTCCTCTCTGACGTCTCATCACGTCCATCGAAATTATGTATATGGCACATCCGAGAGGGGCCGCAGATCCCCCCTTGAGATCACCCCAACGCCCATCAGAGATTTCGACTGAGATAGGCCGCCAGACGGTTCCCCAGGGCCTGAATCCCCTGGACCATGACGACGATCACCAGTACCGCTGCGATGAGCACGTCGGTCTGAAATCTGTGAAAACCGTATCGAATAGCCAGATCCCCCAGTCCTCCCCCACCGATGGCTCCCGCCATGGCCGAGTAGCCGATGATGTTGATCACCGTGAGGGTACCGCCCAGGACAAGCCCGGGAAGCGCCTCGGGGATCATGACCTTCAGGACCACGTCACGAACCCGTGAGCCCATGGCTAGTGCCGCCTCGATCACTCCGGGATCGACCTCCTTGAGAGCGCCCTCCACGATCCGGCCCACAAAGGGTGCGGCACCGATGGACAGCGGAACCACCGTTGCCGTGGTTCCTATGGTGGTTCCCACCACAAGCCGAGAGAGGGGAAAGAGCACGATCATCAGGATGATGAAGGGAAAGGAGCGAAGGACGTTGACCGCTCCATCCATAATCTGATAAAGTCGGGGACTCTCCAGAAGCCCCCCTTCCCCGGTCAGGATGAGAGTAATTCCCACGGGAAAGCCGAGAACCACCGCAAAAAAGGACGAGAGAGCCACCATGTACAGGGTCTCGCCTGTAGGAGCCACAAGCATCTCGCCTATTCGAAGCCATCTATCCATTCCAGACCACCTCCAGAGCCAGTCCCTGTTCCCTGAAAAAACTCAGGGCCTCGTCTATCGCGCCGGATTTTCCCGAGAGCTGTACCGTCAGATTACCTACCTGGCTCGCGTACAGTCTGTCGATCTCGCCAGCCAGGATATTCACGTCAACGCCGGAGTGCCAAATCGCCCTGGAGACCACGGGCAAGCTCGCCGAAGCGCCCTCGAAACGCAGGATATACACGGGGCATCCTGCCATTCGGGGGAGATCGTCCCAATCAGGTCCCCTTCTGGGAAGTTCCGTGAGGAGCTCCCTGGCCGCGTCGGTTCGGGGATGGAGAAAGACCTCCCGCACTGGCCCCTCCTCCACCACGCATCCAGCGTCCAGAATGGCGACACGATGGCAGATCTCCCGTATGACGTCCATCTCGTGGGTGATGAGGACGACGGTCAACCCCATGCATCGGTTTACGTCCTCCAGAAGATGAAGGATGGATCGGGTCGTCCTGGGATCCAGAGCGCTGGTGGCCTCGTCGCACAGAAGGACCTTGGGTCTGGGCGCCAACGCCCGAGCGATGGCGACCCTCTGTTTCTGACCTCCGCTGAGCTGAGCTGGCCAGGCACCGGTTTTGTCGTCCAACCCCACCAGAGACAGCATCTCTTTCACCCGTTCGTTCACGGCATCCTGACGCCATCCGGCGATCTCTAGAGGGTAGGCCACGTTCTGCCAGACGGTTCGGGATTTCAGGAGATTGAAGTGCTGAAAGATCATGCCGATGCTCCGCCGGGTCAGGAGAAGTTCCGCAGGAGCAAGGCATCCCAGATCGACACCGTCCACCAGAACCCGTCCAGATGTCGGCCTCTCCAGACGGTTGAGCAGCCGAAGCAGGGTCGATTTTCCAGCGCCGGAGAGGCCGATGATCCCGAAGAGCTCCCCGGTGCGAACCTGGAGAGAGACATCCCGGAGAGCCTCCACGACCAGGCCATCCGGCGACTCATATCGCTTCGTCACGTCATACAGGTCTATCACCGACAACACCCCTTCACATCACAAAAAGGCCCTCCGACAGGAGGGCCGTTCAGGATCATCGCTCCTCATCGATGTTAGCAGGACCACCTTACCCCCTTGGGCAGGTTGGCGCAGGATCAACGAGCTAACTCTCTCCCCTGACTCTGGATAAACAGCTTATTCAGTTGCTGGAGACCATACCACATTTTCGGCATAAACGCAAGCTGCAGGTGTTTAATACATCCGTTACATCGAGACCGTACCCATAGTCTCACATCCATTGGATTTGAACGACGGACTCTAGTTGACGTCACAGAACTAAAGCGATAAAATTCGGAGAACCGATTTAAATCCACAAGCTTAAGGAGGTCTTTTCATGGTCACACAAGGAAAGAAACGCTCTTCATTTCCACACGTATTTGTCATACTTCTTTCCATAATGGTCGTCGCGATGGTAGCTACCTGGTTCGTTCCCGCCGGAGAGTTCAACAGGCAGTTGGACCCGAAAAGCAACAGGACCGTCATCGTCCCCGACAGCTTTCACTCGGTCGAACAAGCGCCGGTCGACCCGTTCCAGATGTTTGTGGCGGTCCAAAAGGGGATGACCCAGGCAGGATCGATCGTCTTTTTTATATTCATCGTCTTCTCCTCCATTTACGTGGTGATGTCGACAGGCGCGATAGACGCCTTCATAGCATGGATGGTTCGTAAGGCCAGCTCCAAGCCGGGCTCGGTGAACGTCACCTTTACTGTGCTTATGGCGGTGTTCATGATATGGGGCTCCACCGGTACCCTCTCGTATGAGGAGATGATCGCCTTCGTCCCGATATTCTCCAGCCTCGCCCTCGCTCTCGGGTACGACCCCATAGTGGGACTGGCCGTCTCCTTCGTCTCGGTGGGAATCGGATTCGCATCCGCCACGATCAACCCTTTCACCATCGGGGTGGCGCAGAAGATATCAGAACTTCCGTTATTTTCGGGGTTGATCTACAGATTATTGATACTGGTGGTCATGGGAGGCATCACCATAGCCTG
This region includes:
- a CDS encoding methionine ABC transporter ATP-binding protein: MIDLYDVTKRYESPDGLVVEALRDVSLQVRTGELFGIIGLSGAGKSTLLRLLNRLERPTSGRVLVDGVDLGCLAPAELLLTRRSIGMIFQHFNLLKSRTVWQNVAYPLEIAGWRQDAVNERVKEMLSLVGLDDKTGAWPAQLSGGQKQRVAIARALAPRPKVLLCDEATSALDPRTTRSILHLLEDVNRCMGLTVVLITHEMDVIREICHRVAILDAGCVVEEGPVREVFLHPRTDAARELLTELPRRGPDWDDLPRMAGCPVYILRFEGASASLPVVSRAIWHSGVDVNILAGEIDRLYASQVGNLTVQLSGKSGAIDEALSFFREQGLALEVVWNG
- a CDS encoding methionine ABC transporter substrate-binding protein, with translation MKKTLAYGRTILGAVLVLLTVSGAWASQALVVGASPVPHAQLLDLVRDDLHDQGIELRIVEFTDYVKPNLALQEGELDANFFQHLPYLKSFVRDHKLDLVSAGAIHVEPLGLYSKRHARLEDIPQEATIAIPSDSVNGGRALLLLQARGLIRLSDSAGLEATELDVVENPKKIRFKSIEAAQLPRVLQDVDGAVINGNYAIEAGLKPTEDALVLEGEESPYANIVAVRSGEQNGQAVKALVAILQSDKVRRFILESYGGGVVPAF
- a CDS encoding methionine ABC transporter permease, which translates into the protein MDRWLRIGEMLVAPTGETLYMVALSSFFAVVLGFPVGITLILTGEGGLLESPRLYQIMDGAVNVLRSFPFIILMIVLFPLSRLVVGTTIGTTATVVPLSIGAAPFVGRIVEGALKEVDPGVIEAALAMGSRVRDVVLKVMIPEALPGLVLGGTLTVINIIGYSAMAGAIGGGGLGDLAIRYGFHRFQTDVLIAAVLVIVVMVQGIQALGNRLAAYLSRNL